A stretch of the Vulcanisaeta souniana JCM 11219 genome encodes the following:
- a CDS encoding PLP-dependent cysteine synthase family protein produces MPALYIQRLIDFHLTVNTGIILIKPLSAHASVWQVLVFAGGDGKNVFPSVVDFINGFYPTPLVRLDRFGDVWAKLEFFNPLSRSIKDRTVQFLLRKYLDSDLRGRFVFEASSGNVAISLAALANAYGFKYRAYVTKHLPETTEMLLKVLGAEVVRVDREMIDEEFWHWVSEEAAKNEAINLNQFENVDNPEGHYHVTGEEIVRQFRSIGKVPRVLIAGIGTGGHITGIAKRLRDEFGSIYVVGVEPAASSAIPGIKRLESGTRWVREVVNEVVDVSLEEAVRGVITVARGTGLLVGLSSGAVFQAFLRVRERFGDVTYLLIFPDDIYKYVSIISRFVNPT; encoded by the coding sequence ATGCCTGCTCTCTACATTCAGCGTCTCATTGATTTCCACTTAACAGTGAATACTGGAATAATCCTTATTAAGCCACTAAGTGCCCATGCCTCAGTATGGCAGGTGTTGGTATTTGCAGGTGGTGATGGTAAGAATGTTTTTCCTAGTGTAGTTGATTTCATAAATGGTTTTTACCCAACGCCCCTCGTTAGGCTTGACCGCTTTGGTGATGTCTGGGCGAAGCTGGAGTTTTTCAATCCACTTAGTAGGAGTATTAAGGATAGGACCGTGCAGTTCCTGCTTCGTAAATACTTAGATAGTGATTTGCGTGGCCGTTTTGTCTTTGAGGCCTCCTCAGGTAATGTTGCAATTTCTCTGGCAGCCCTGGCTAATGCTTATGGGTTTAAGTACAGGGCTTATGTCACGAAGCATTTACCTGAGACCACGGAGATGCTTCTCAAGGTCTTGGGCGCTGAGGTTGTTAGGGTTGATAGAGAGATGATTGATGAGGAGTTTTGGCATTGGGTTAGTGAGGAGGCGGCTAAAAATGAGGCAATTAATCTTAATCAGTTTGAGAATGTTGATAATCCCGAGGGTCATTACCATGTTACTGGCGAGGAAATCGTCAGGCAATTCAGAAGTATTGGTAAGGTACCCAGGGTATTAATTGCAGGTATTGGCACTGGTGGGCATATAACCGGTATCGCCAAGAGGCTTAGGGATGAGTTTGGCAGTATTTATGTCGTTGGTGTTGAGCCTGCGGCGAGTAGCGCAATACCCGGCATAAAGAGGCTTGAGTCTGGGACTAGGTGGGTTCGTGAGGTTGTTAATGAAGTTGTTGATGTTAGTCTTGAGGAGGCTGTTAGAGGTGTCATTACTGTGGCCAGGGGTACGGGTTTACTCGTAGGCCTTAGCAGTGGTGCTGTTTTTCAAGCCTTCCTAAGGGTTAGGGAGAGGTTTGGTGATGTGACTTACCTATTGATCTTCCCTGACGATATTTATAAGTACGTAAGTATCATTAGTCGTTTCGTGAATCCTACGTAG
- a CDS encoding nucleotidyltransferase domain-containing protein, translating into MNACSEQCLRVLGVVRGVITNNYYKDFIQFAVLYGSLVYGVFGPLSDVDIAVLFRDDVNVIDVLPMFISDLALALGVPEDGVDVAVLNDPLLPFEVRFRALAQGVPVYIGDRGVFIREVVRAVSLYGDYQVFLRVNGFNELIRRRVGELRGSTR; encoded by the coding sequence ATGAATGCATGTAGTGAGCAGTGCCTTAGGGTGTTGGGTGTTGTTAGGGGTGTAATTACTAATAATTATTATAAGGATTTTATTCAGTTTGCTGTGCTTTACGGCTCGCTGGTTTATGGGGTGTTTGGTCCCCTTAGTGATGTGGATATTGCAGTATTGTTTAGGGATGACGTTAACGTTATTGATGTATTACCCATGTTCATTAGCGACCTTGCCCTGGCATTGGGTGTTCCTGAGGATGGGGTTGATGTTGCCGTGCTTAATGACCCACTACTGCCCTTTGAGGTTAGGTTTAGGGCTTTAGCTCAGGGTGTGCCTGTCTACATTGGTGACCGTGGGGTATTCATTAGGGAGGTTGTTAGGGCGGTTAGTCTCTACGGTGATTACCAAGTATTTTTAAGGGTTAATGGATTTAATGAATTAATTAGGAGGAGGGTTGGTGAGTTGCGTGGGTCGACTAGGTGA
- a CDS encoding DUF7557 family protein, whose protein sequence is MPVTEPIRVGRDTKEELRRLKVHPRETYDDVIRRLIDVYRKCQQ, encoded by the coding sequence ATGCCTGTTACTGAGCCGATTAGGGTTGGGAGGGATACTAAGGAGGAGTTGAGGAGGTTGAAGGTTCATCCTAGGGAGACTTATGATGATGTGATTAGGAGGTTAATTGATGTGTATAGGAAATGCCAACAGTGA
- a CDS encoding ATP-binding protein yields the protein MVVVLRRLSLEDYGPFTKLDVELGDITIFVGRNNTGRSTALEAITLLLSSINNFRVITSSIDVLSNLGLRSRYLINLRSNKGVAVVSGDVVSQGMKHSIEVMVIRGINGLGDLRDNAVREIIRSITELTPTSQKILMEAFHRVLRERKDGKDITEAFKEFVDGVISVLNNRVDDLLVNAVFVSTYIDGELLNAALLPLSGVRVSEDIIDKLKELGLSSSEARRLLNIQLGKVISGGRIILTSKKLNVEPIRVQHLSLHPFLIDDLPPDKQTELIDLLRKEIRYFYDYRGGQVILNFDGSRVSVPYALMGDGFKALVRMLGLIVMGVDVTLIDEPEAHLHPGFMEVITKYMVEPRFLDRIQFVMATQSLEFLDYLLRAAEKSGVLGRVRLVRLYLMPNGSIDYEQLSGEEAYEEMDELKSDLRGP from the coding sequence GTGGTTGTTGTATTAAGGCGGTTGTCGCTTGAGGATTATGGCCCCTTTACTAAGCTTGATGTCGAGCTTGGCGATATCACGATATTCGTTGGTAGGAATAACACGGGCAGAAGCACGGCACTGGAAGCCATTACATTACTCCTCTCATCAATCAACAACTTTAGGGTAATAACATCCAGCATTGACGTGCTTTCGAACCTTGGGTTAAGGAGCAGGTACTTAATTAATTTGAGGAGTAATAAAGGTGTTGCGGTTGTTTCCGGCGATGTGGTTAGCCAGGGCATGAAGCATAGTATTGAGGTGATGGTAATCAGGGGCATTAATGGGCTGGGTGATCTCCGTGATAACGCGGTACGAGAGATCATTAGATCAATTACTGAATTAACACCGACATCTCAGAAAATACTTATGGAGGCATTTCATCGAGTATTACGGGAACGTAAGGATGGTAAGGATATTACTGAGGCGTTTAAGGAGTTTGTTGATGGTGTGATTTCCGTACTTAATAATCGTGTAGATGATTTGTTAGTGAATGCCGTTTTCGTAAGTACGTATATTGATGGTGAATTACTCAATGCTGCATTACTACCCTTAAGTGGAGTAAGGGTTAGTGAAGATATAATTGATAAGTTAAAGGAACTAGGATTGAGTTCTTCCGAAGCCAGGAGATTATTGAATATTCAATTGGGGAAAGTTATTTCGGGAGGTCGGATTATTCTCACTAGTAAAAAGTTGAATGTTGAACCAATACGTGTTCAGCACTTGTCGTTACACCCATTTTTAATAGATGATTTACCCCCTGATAAGCAGACGGAATTGATTGACCTATTGAGGAAGGAGATTCGTTATTTCTATGATTATAGGGGTGGGCAGGTTATTCTTAATTTTGATGGTAGTAGGGTCTCCGTACCCTACGCCCTGATGGGTGATGGCTTTAAGGCCTTGGTTAGGATGCTCGGTCTCATTGTCATGGGCGTTGACGTTACCCTGATTGATGAACCAGAGGCTCATTTACACCCTGGCTTTATGGAGGTGATTACTAAGTACATGGTTGAGCCCAGGTTCCTTGATCGTATTCAGTTCGTGATGGCAACACAGTCACTTGAGTTCCTCGACTACTTGCTTAGAGCGGCTGAAAAAAGCGGTGTCCTTGGTAGGGTTAGGCTTGTTAGGCTCTACTTGATGCCTAATGGTAGTATTGATTATGAGCAGTTGAGTGGTGAGGAGGCGTATGAAGAGATGGATGAACTCAAGTCGGACCTCAGGGGTCCCTAG
- a CDS encoding ATP-binding protein has translation MLDRCCIEIGITTSGASVGLVPIQFYKKNENMALEEQLVIINDPSLEDELLLGVIRNVTKLEPLIRDRVRSPFVDRPEVLDQTILMPFTSAMVRLYAALKPSTKSVLEVRHVPTPGSKVFVIRDGKFLNDYVKPNLSIHVGNHKYSGWPINLDASFANQHIGIFGATGVGKSRLVKVLVEELIRVGKHVIIFDHSGVDYTPYFKDRVITSKEISISPPTIASVIAEKARLNWQTFGEYLEVAVITYVSSDKKMKKQQSAQLLDPQLDNQSRQVGQPVKWEKMSFIRHLVDSMRGLGARDSTVEKARLFIDYFIENEFFEELNRRSLSPMDIINRALSSSLVTIDLSLDPELVVKQAIVADVIDAAWRLVKASKSPLDLVFVIDEAQNYVPENEWTICGDAIETTAREGRKWGLSLITASQRITRDIRASIRANLGTIFFSRLSAQGDLREIAAYMDLADVSEATLAQLGTREFFVAGLMNPLRKPILIKVRET, from the coding sequence ATGCTTGATAGGTGTTGCATAGAGATTGGGATAACCACAAGCGGTGCATCGGTTGGTTTAGTCCCCATTCAATTCTATAAGAAGAACGAAAACATGGCCCTAGAGGAACAACTCGTCATTATTAATGATCCATCCCTCGAAGATGAACTACTCCTCGGCGTGATTAGGAATGTGACAAAACTCGAACCACTAATTAGGGACAGGGTTAGGTCACCCTTCGTTGACAGGCCTGAGGTCCTTGACCAAACAATACTCATGCCCTTCACGTCGGCCATGGTTAGGCTCTACGCAGCTTTAAAACCGAGTACTAAGTCCGTGCTTGAGGTTAGGCATGTACCAACACCAGGCTCTAAGGTCTTTGTGATTAGGGATGGCAAGTTCCTCAATGATTACGTGAAGCCCAACTTATCAATACATGTCGGCAATCATAAGTACAGTGGTTGGCCCATTAACCTAGACGCCAGCTTTGCCAATCAGCACATCGGCATATTTGGGGCCACTGGCGTGGGTAAATCCAGGCTCGTTAAGGTATTAGTTGAGGAGTTGATCAGAGTTGGGAAGCACGTGATCATCTTTGATCACAGTGGTGTGGATTACACGCCGTATTTTAAGGATAGAGTTATCACGTCTAAGGAGATATCCATCTCACCACCCACAATAGCCTCTGTCATTGCCGAGAAGGCTAGGCTTAATTGGCAGACCTTCGGTGAGTACCTGGAGGTAGCCGTAATCACGTACGTGAGCAGCGACAAGAAAATGAAGAAACAACAATCAGCGCAATTATTGGATCCGCAACTTGACAATCAGTCAAGGCAGGTAGGCCAGCCCGTGAAGTGGGAAAAGATGTCCTTCATAAGGCACTTGGTGGATAGCATGAGGGGACTGGGCGCCAGGGACTCCACTGTGGAGAAGGCCAGGCTCTTCATTGACTACTTCATAGAGAATGAATTCTTCGAGGAACTCAACAGGAGGTCTCTGTCGCCCATGGACATAATCAACAGGGCATTAAGCTCAAGCCTAGTGACCATTGACCTGAGCCTTGACCCTGAGTTAGTGGTTAAGCAGGCAATTGTTGCCGACGTCATTGATGCAGCTTGGAGACTCGTTAAAGCCAGCAAGTCACCGCTAGACCTAGTCTTCGTCATCGATGAGGCTCAGAACTACGTACCTGAGAATGAATGGACTATCTGCGGCGACGCCATCGAGACCACAGCCAGGGAAGGCCGCAAGTGGGGCCTATCACTAATCACAGCAAGCCAAAGAATAACCAGGGACATTAGAGCAAGCATTAGGGCTAACCTCGGCACAATATTCTTCAGCAGGTTAAGCGCCCAGGGTGATCTCAGGGAGATAGCCGCATACATGGACCTGGCTGACGTGAGCGAGGCAACCCTAGCCCAATTAGGCACTAGGGAATTCTTCGTGGCAGGCCTAATGAACCCACTGAGAAAACCAATACTAATCAAGGTAAGGGAAACATAA
- the hepT gene encoding type VII toxin-antitoxin system HepT family RNase toxin: MSCVGRLGDLLAVIKRNVEEVDTLVSRYGINELLNDYVLLNAVLHMLQVAIQALIDMGSHIMVERGLKAPSTYSEVPIYLSQAGVISGDDSRIFRRMIGFRNVLVHNYSQVSIDVLREILAKALYKDLLRIAIKLFDYAVGNNIDV, translated from the coding sequence GTGAGTTGCGTGGGTCGACTAGGTGATTTGTTGGCGGTTATTAAGAGGAATGTTGAGGAGGTTGACACCCTGGTCTCCAGGTATGGCATTAATGAATTACTTAATGATTACGTACTGCTGAACGCCGTGTTACATATGTTACAGGTCGCAATACAGGCATTAATCGACATGGGCTCGCACATAATGGTTGAGAGAGGGCTTAAGGCGCCATCGACGTACTCAGAGGTACCTATTTACCTGAGCCAGGCCGGTGTTATAAGTGGTGATGACTCGAGGATCTTTAGGAGGATGATAGGCTTCAGGAATGTTCTAGTGCATAATTACTCGCAGGTCTCTATCGATGTTCTCCGCGAAATCCTGGCTAAGGCGTTGTATAAGGACTTACTGAGAATTGCCATTAAGTTGTTTGATTATGCCGTGGGTAATAATATTGATGTCTAG
- a CDS encoding 30S ribosomal protein S17 has translation MVEVIVKELPERPRPGEEVQLPNGEFVRVRHVGIPWLLPPRKVCNDPECPWHGHLSVRGQVFTVTVESIRGRSATVVHEWLHYNPKYKRYERRRKKIHVRAPPCIDIKPGDVVYIGETKPLAKSIRYVIIGRNEDVTEAKPKILRVEQ, from the coding sequence ATGGTTGAGGTCATTGTTAAGGAGTTGCCTGAGAGGCCTAGGCCTGGTGAGGAGGTTCAGTTGCCTAATGGTGAGTTTGTTAGGGTTAGGCATGTTGGTATTCCCTGGCTTTTGCCACCTAGGAAGGTTTGTAATGACCCTGAGTGCCCCTGGCATGGTCATCTGAGCGTCAGGGGCCAGGTCTTTACTGTTACCGTTGAAAGTATTCGTGGTAGATCAGCCACTGTTGTTCATGAATGGTTACACTACAACCCTAAGTATAAGAGATATGAAAGGAGAAGGAAAAAAATTCATGTTAGGGCTCCTCCATGCATCGATATTAAACCCGGTGATGTTGTCTATATCGGTGAAACTAAGCCCTTGGCTAAGTCCATTAGGTATGTTATTATTGGCAGGAATGAAGATGTTACAGAGGCAAAGCCTAAAATACTCAGGGTCGAACAATAG
- a CDS encoding orotidine 5'-phosphate decarboxylase / HUMPS family protein, translating to MILRSTGIILALDVEWSVDRSIAFLNDLSELIDAVKVGWYQLLNMGPQGIRELTTNVDKYFLADLKLGDVAHINEYVIKKMHELGINGVIMHAITGRENLITTVNTAHKLGVDIYLLVSMSSGGELYDSNLRYNVSLGMSLNVSGFIVPATKPSVIRQVRTMVGGGYQLLSPGIGVQGGKPGCAIANGADFEIIGRAIINSESPRKAALDLLNSIRGAGC from the coding sequence ATGATATTAAGAAGTACGGGAATTATCCTAGCCCTGGATGTGGAGTGGAGTGTTGATAGATCCATTGCATTCCTTAATGACCTTAGTGAATTGATTGATGCAGTTAAGGTTGGTTGGTATCAATTACTGAACATGGGTCCGCAGGGAATTAGGGAACTAACCACTAACGTGGATAAGTACTTCCTGGCAGACCTTAAACTTGGGGATGTGGCTCACATTAATGAATACGTGATTAAAAAGATGCATGAATTGGGCATTAATGGCGTAATAATGCATGCAATAACTGGCAGGGAAAACCTAATTACTACCGTGAATACAGCCCATAAACTGGGCGTCGACATATATCTATTAGTCTCCATGAGCTCTGGTGGTGAGTTGTATGATAGTAACCTCAGGTATAACGTGTCCCTTGGCATGAGTCTCAATGTTAGTGGGTTTATTGTGCCAGCAACGAAACCAAGTGTAATAAGGCAGGTAAGGACTATGGTTGGCGGCGGGTACCAGTTATTGTCACCGGGCATTGGTGTTCAGGGTGGTAAACCCGGCTGTGCCATAGCCAATGGTGCCGATTTCGAGATCATAGGCAGGGCAATAATCAATAGCGAATCACCCAGGAAAGCAGCCCTTGATTTATTAAATTCAATTAGGGGTGCAGGGTGCTAG
- a CDS encoding APC family permease codes for MSNPPERGPEIGEKSAIKSDKQLRRALNQWDIAFLVVGAMIGSGWLFGPLGAASTAGPAAILSWLIAGFLMIFIALAYAEIGGMLPKTGGIVRYPQYTHGGFTSFLMGWAYFLSAVTVAPSEAIAAVSYMSSYLPQLMSSGLLTPLGTLVAAVLVIFFFFLNWYGVHVMGKTNTGVGWWKLLIPTLTFILLMTLAMHAINYSGLAGGFIPYGWSAVFLAIPTTGIAYSYLGFRQGIDYSGEARKATDVVWGTIIGYVIVMFIYVMLQVAFVGAVNWGAVKVSPGNWQALYSSVLSSGPFYEIMTTSGIAILAGFAVILLIDAIISPSGTGWICIGTTARTIYGLAADGHLPQTFLRLNKYRVPLWPMITALVLGLLFLLPFPTWFSISSFITMTTVFTYIISGPSLMTLRKMAPNANRPIKLSAASVIGAIATIAAFLIVYWSTFYVLWFAIALILAGLPLFYMYTMVNKYGASRTTAIILGIIYWVVLVLSTYFLIYLPFAAPAGWPASSPTTMLKFEPTHLIDFVSYVVIMIAMVVGLTLYMASTTKDRETAMKHIGAGWWVVATIFSAYVLSFLGSFSIFQTPIIPFPWDTVIAALVALGLYLYGSYSGIFTEDLAVALKELGGV; via the coding sequence ATGTCAAATCCACCGGAAAGGGGTCCTGAGATAGGCGAAAAGAGTGCAATAAAGAGTGATAAGCAATTAAGGAGAGCCCTGAACCAGTGGGATATTGCTTTCCTGGTCGTTGGCGCAATGATCGGTAGCGGCTGGTTATTTGGTCCACTTGGTGCAGCATCTACAGCAGGCCCAGCAGCTATACTGTCCTGGTTAATAGCTGGCTTCCTAATGATATTCATAGCATTGGCATATGCTGAGATTGGTGGTATGCTACCCAAGACTGGTGGTATCGTTAGGTATCCGCAGTACACACATGGCGGTTTCACATCATTCCTAATGGGTTGGGCATACTTCCTGAGCGCCGTCACGGTCGCGCCATCTGAGGCTATAGCAGCTGTGTCGTACATGTCCAGTTACTTACCGCAATTAATGTCCAGTGGATTATTAACCCCATTGGGCACTCTCGTGGCCGCTGTTTTAGTGATTTTCTTCTTCTTTCTTAATTGGTATGGTGTTCATGTCATGGGCAAGACAAATACGGGTGTTGGCTGGTGGAAGCTTCTAATACCAACCCTAACCTTCATCTTATTAATGACGCTTGCAATGCATGCTATTAATTATTCAGGCCTAGCTGGTGGTTTCATACCGTATGGATGGTCTGCTGTTTTCCTTGCAATACCAACCACCGGTATAGCCTATTCTTACTTAGGTTTTAGGCAGGGTATTGACTATAGTGGCGAGGCAAGGAAGGCAACTGACGTGGTTTGGGGTACAATAATTGGCTATGTAATTGTCATGTTTATATACGTAATGCTCCAAGTGGCATTCGTGGGCGCGGTTAATTGGGGTGCCGTTAAGGTTAGTCCAGGTAATTGGCAAGCTCTATATTCCTCAGTACTCAGTAGTGGTCCCTTCTATGAGATCATGACTACGAGTGGTATAGCCATACTCGCGGGTTTTGCCGTAATACTACTCATAGACGCAATAATATCACCATCAGGTACGGGCTGGATATGCATAGGCACAACGGCTAGGACAATATATGGATTAGCAGCTGATGGGCACTTACCGCAGACATTCCTGAGACTAAATAAGTATAGGGTTCCGTTGTGGCCTATGATAACAGCTTTGGTGCTTGGTTTATTATTCCTGCTGCCATTCCCAACCTGGTTTTCAATATCATCATTCATAACTATGACAACCGTATTCACTTACATAATAAGTGGCCCATCGTTAATGACACTCAGGAAGATGGCACCGAACGCCAATAGACCAATTAAGTTATCCGCCGCTTCAGTCATTGGTGCAATAGCCACAATAGCCGCCTTCCTAATTGTTTATTGGTCCACCTTCTACGTCCTATGGTTTGCAATAGCCCTAATACTTGCTGGCTTACCATTGTTTTACATGTACACGATGGTTAATAAGTACGGAGCCAGTAGAACAACGGCAATAATCTTAGGGATTATTTACTGGGTGGTCCTAGTACTATCCACATACTTCCTAATATACCTGCCATTTGCTGCTCCAGCTGGTTGGCCAGCTTCGTCACCGACCACAATGCTTAAGTTTGAACCTACGCACTTAATCGATTTCGTATCATACGTAGTGATAATGATTGCAATGGTAGTTGGCTTAACGCTCTATATGGCGTCAACGACTAAAGACCGCGAAACAGCCATGAAGCACATAGGAGCTGGTTGGTGGGTTGTGGCAACGATATTCTCGGCATACGTGCTATCATTCCTAGGCTCCTTCAGCATATTCCAGACGCCAATTATACCATTCCCGTGGGATACAGTGATAGCGGCATTGGTAGCCCTTGGGTTATACCTGTATGGTTCATATAGTGGTATATTCACTGAGGACCTTGCGGTTGCATTGAAGGAATTGGGAGGCGTCTAG
- a CDS encoding Lrp/AsnC family transcriptional regulator — protein sequence MTIIDKLDKEILKEVQKDGRLQLSKLAEILNRPRTTVATRLARLEDDKVITSYRAVIDPLKVGFSLLAYVLISVRRSAPSGGKSAQVVLVERILKDSDEDPRLPWIEEAYVITGHYDLLLKVWAKDLRQLSYFLINYLPTHPDIAQTETMLVLELVSDWRDRLIPIDKVLPD from the coding sequence ATGACAATAATAGATAAGCTGGATAAGGAAATACTCAAGGAGGTTCAGAAAGACGGTAGATTACAATTAAGTAAGTTGGCCGAGATCCTAAATAGGCCGAGGACTACCGTAGCCACCAGGTTGGCTAGGCTCGAGGACGATAAGGTAATAACTTCATACAGAGCTGTGATCGATCCGCTTAAGGTTGGCTTCTCATTACTTGCCTATGTGTTGATTAGTGTTAGGAGAAGTGCGCCCAGTGGTGGTAAGTCTGCCCAGGTGGTTCTTGTGGAGAGGATACTTAAGGACAGTGACGAGGATCCGAGGCTTCCCTGGATTGAGGAGGCCTACGTAATAACCGGCCACTACGACCTTCTACTTAAGGTTTGGGCCAAGGACCTCAGGCAACTCAGTTACTTCCTGATTAATTACCTACCCACACATCCAGACATTGCGCAGACCGAGACCATGCTAGTACTGGAACTAGTGTCGGATTGGAGAGATAGATTAATACCCATTGATAAGGTACTCCCGGATTAA
- a CDS encoding TatD family hydrolase yields the protein MLYDAHTHLHEFLDSRIAEFVREITITAVSDDYPSSKRTIDLANTYENIVPCIGIHPWNVDKVGLDELKQLDKLISEARCIGEVGLDRRFVPQTFSRQVEFFRVFVNWARDYGLPLNIHAPDAWVDVLEIVRRADVDGALFHWYTGPLNLIQEIRDYGYYISINAAIKVQEKSRVVARETPLDMILLESDGPYEYRGITLEPPMVKEAANIVAQLKGVGIDNLWESIANNFSRLFRV from the coding sequence ATGCTTTACGATGCTCATACACACCTACATGAGTTTTTGGATAGTAGAATTGCTGAGTTTGTGAGGGAAATCACCATTACTGCGGTCTCTGATGACTACCCATCGTCAAAGAGAACCATTGATTTAGCAAATACCTATGAGAATATCGTGCCTTGTATTGGTATTCATCCCTGGAATGTGGATAAGGTTGGACTTGATGAGCTGAAGCAGCTTGATAAGCTAATATCTGAGGCTAGGTGCATTGGTGAGGTTGGACTTGATAGGAGATTTGTTCCCCAGACCTTCAGTAGACAGGTTGAGTTCTTTCGAGTGTTCGTTAATTGGGCTAGAGATTATGGTCTGCCGCTTAATATCCATGCGCCTGATGCTTGGGTGGATGTCCTTGAGATTGTTAGGAGGGCTGATGTGGATGGAGCGTTGTTCCATTGGTACACGGGTCCTCTTAACCTGATTCAGGAGATTAGGGATTATGGTTATTACATATCGATTAATGCAGCAATAAAGGTTCAGGAGAAGTCCAGGGTTGTGGCTAGGGAGACGCCGCTTGACATGATCCTCCTTGAAAGCGATGGACCATATGAGTATAGGGGTATTACCCTTGAGCCTCCCATGGTTAAGGAAGCAGCCAATATCGTGGCCCAGTTGAAGGGCGTTGGTATTGATAATCTTTGGGAATCAATTGCCAACAACTTCTCCAGACTTTTTAGGGTATAA
- a CDS encoding 4Fe-4S dicluster domain-containing protein, which yields MAEKTGPFQKVVVDQDICIGCGACVSVCPYQALELDENGKARLIWDMCKDDFSCVPVCPVNCIWKTSEAPDSAKGKANWYRFSKALSDAEKKEFNDWKAKYKISWSPA from the coding sequence ATGGCAGAGAAGACAGGACCATTCCAGAAGGTTGTTGTTGACCAAGACATCTGCATCGGTTGTGGTGCATGCGTGAGCGTATGCCCATACCAAGCGTTGGAACTTGACGAGAACGGTAAGGCGAGACTAATATGGGACATGTGTAAGGACGACTTCAGCTGCGTACCAGTATGCCCAGTGAACTGCATATGGAAGACCAGTGAGGCTCCGGACTCAGCCAAGGGCAAGGCCAACTGGTACAGGTTCAGTAAGGCACTAAGCGATGCTGAAAAGAAGGAGTTTAATGACTGGAAGGCTAAATACAAGATTAGCTGGTCACCTGCATAA